Proteins encoded together in one Amblyomma americanum isolate KBUSLIRL-KWMA chromosome 1, ASM5285725v1, whole genome shotgun sequence window:
- the LOC144113736 gene encoding uncharacterized protein LOC144113736 isoform X1, with amino-acid sequence MDRLIGRVTFVTAASPALATCDEAEAVSGLQQCKDQIHQIDKNTFNASNADHKEQLCCSAVAQFEDCIRTAIRHAGCHHEVDFLVTLLMSKARDMLGHIYDANCWYDCKKAVASMLSASAGLVALALVALLGT; translated from the exons CAGCGTCGCCAGCGTTAGCAACCTGTGATGAGGCGGAGGCTGTCAGCGGACTCCAGCAATGCAAGGACCAGATCCACCAGATAGACAAAAACACATTTAACGCTTCCAACGCCGACCACAAAGAGCAACTCTGTTG CAGCGCCGTGGCCCAGTTCGAAGACTGCATCCGCACAGCGATACGTCACGCTGGCTGCCATCACGAGGTGGATTTCTTGGTAACCCTGCTGATGTCTAAGGCACGAGACATGCTGGGACATATCTACGATGCCAACTGCTGGTACGACTGCAAAAAAGCCGTTGCCAGTATGCTCAGCGCTTCTGCCGGGCTTGTAGCGCTGGCATTGGTGGCACTTTTGGGGACATGA
- the LOC144113736 gene encoding uncharacterized protein LOC144113736 isoform X2: MDRLIGRVTFVTAASPALATCDEAEAVSGLQQCKDQIHQIDKNTFNASNADHKEQLCCAVAQFEDCIRTAIRHAGCHHEVDFLVTLLMSKARDMLGHIYDANCWYDCKKAVASMLSASAGLVALALVALLGT; encoded by the exons CAGCGTCGCCAGCGTTAGCAACCTGTGATGAGGCGGAGGCTGTCAGCGGACTCCAGCAATGCAAGGACCAGATCCACCAGATAGACAAAAACACATTTAACGCTTCCAACGCCGACCACAAAGAGCAACTCTGTTG CGCCGTGGCCCAGTTCGAAGACTGCATCCGCACAGCGATACGTCACGCTGGCTGCCATCACGAGGTGGATTTCTTGGTAACCCTGCTGATGTCTAAGGCACGAGACATGCTGGGACATATCTACGATGCCAACTGCTGGTACGACTGCAAAAAAGCCGTTGCCAGTATGCTCAGCGCTTCTGCCGGGCTTGTAGCGCTGGCATTGGTGGCACTTTTGGGGACATGA